In Gossypium hirsutum isolate 1008001.06 chromosome D06, Gossypium_hirsutum_v2.1, whole genome shotgun sequence, one genomic interval encodes:
- the LOC107962369 gene encoding LOW QUALITY PROTEIN: CBL-interacting protein kinase 18 (The sequence of the model RefSeq protein was modified relative to this genomic sequence to represent the inferred CDS: inserted 1 base in 1 codon) — protein sequence MENKGKVLMQKYEFGKMLGQGNFAKVYYAKNIKTSQSVAIKVIEKEKVLKVGMIDQTKTEISTMSLVKHPNILELYEVMASKNKIYYVMEYANGGELFNKXSKGKLREDLARKYFQQLISAVDFCHSRGVYHRDLKPENLLLDENGTLKVSDFGLSALGESKHQDGLLHTTCGTPAYVAPEVINRKGYDGAKADIWSCGVILFVLLAGYLPFHDSNLIGMYKKISKADYKFPSWFSPDVTKLLSRILNPNPKSRISTAKIMTNSWFKKGFKLKSSHKTAEKDLPSTDTNVVFGSEANTAAFETKNHKDQLTKLNAFDIISLSSGLDLSGLFTETGEKKEVRFTSMHSASAITSKLEDFAEHLKFKVKKEVGGLLKIEKSSRGQKGALTIYAQIFEVAPSFYLVELRKSSGDTLEYRKMLEQDVRPALEDIVCTWLK from the exons atgGAGAATAAGGGGAAGGTGTTGATGCAAAAGTATGAATTCGGAAAAATGTTGGGCCAAGGGAATTTTGCTAAAGTTTACTATGCAAAGAACATCAAAACAAGCCAGAGCGTGGCGATTAAGGTCATTGAGAAAGAGAAGGTCTTGAAAGTAGGCATGATCGATCAAACCAAGACGGAGATATCCACTATGAGCCTCGTTAAGCACCCGAATATCTTGGAACTTTACGAAGTCATGGCTAGCAAAAACAAGATTTACTATGTTATGGAGTATGCCAACGGTGGCGAGCTCTTCAACA GTAGCAAAGGGAAGTTGAGAGAAGACTTGGCAAGGAAGTATTTCCAACAGCTGATCAGTGCAGTTGATTTTTGCCACAGCAGAGGTGTTTATCATCGGGATTTGAAGCCCGAAAACTTGCTCCTTGATGAAAATGGAACCCTTAAGGTATCAGATTTCGGCTTGAGTGCCCTTGGTGAGTCTAAGCATCAAGATGGATTGCTCCACACAACTTGTGGAACCCCTGCATATGTAGCTCCTGAAGTTATAAACCGAAAGGGCTATGATGGGGCAAAAGCCGATATCTGGTCTTGCGGGGTTATCCTCTTTGTCCTACTGGCTGGTTATCTTCCATTTCATGATTCAAATCTGATAGGAATGTATAAGAAAATAAGCAAAGCAGATTACAAGTTTCCTAGTTGGTTCTCACCTGATGTCACCAAGCTGCTATCGAGAATCCTCAATCCTAATCCAAAATCTCGAATTTCAACCGCGAAAATAATGACAAACTCCTGGTTCAAAAAGGGgtttaaattgaaatcaagtcaCAAAACTGCCGAAAAGGACTTGCCTTCTACCGATACCAATGTGGTTTTTGGTTCTGAGGCTAACACAGCAGCATTCGAAACAAAGAATCACAAGGATCAGCTCACCAAGTTGAATGCTTTCGACATCATTTCCTTATCAAGTGGGCTCGATTTGTCTGGATTGTTTACGGAAACCGGCGAGAAGAAGGAAGTTAGATTCACTTCCATGCATAGTGCCTCTGCCATCACTTCTAAACTAGAGGACTTTGCTGAGCACTTGAAGTTCAAAGTTAAGAAGGAAGTTGGAGGgcttttgaaaatagaaaaatcGAGCAGAGGCCAAAAAGGCGCATTGACTATCTATGCACAGATATTCGAGGTCGCCCCATCTTTCTATTTAGTAGAGTTGAGGAAGTCCAGTGGTGATACATTGGAGTATAGGAAGATGTTGGAGCAGGATGTTAGACCAGCTCTCGAGGACATTGTTTGTACTTGGCTAAAGTGA
- the LOC107962373 gene encoding histidine-containing phosphotransfer protein 4 isoform X2, translated as MESKHVHQQIAAMRQSFFDELEDQNNPNFVEEVFTMYFRDSTTLLETVEQAVKTISITLAKMDKILHQLKGSSASVGAKKVLNEINKTRQVLEKGNLEGTKAGIWEMRKEYESLKAKLEPYFQLKQANSVPQEK; from the exons ATGGAAAGTAAACATGTTCATCAACAAATCGCTGCAATGAGACAATCCTTCTTTGATGAG CTAGAGGATCAAAATAACCCCAACTTTGTAGAAGAGGTGTTTACCATGTACTTCAGAGACTCCACCACACTACTAGAAACTGTTGAACAAGCAGT GAAAACTATCTCTATTACCTTAGCTAAAATGGACAAAATCCTTCATCAACTCAAGGGCAGCAGTGCCAG TGTCGGTGCTAAAAAAGTTCTAAATGAGATCAACAAGACAAGACAAGTTCTGGAGAAAGGAAACCTAGAAGG GACAAAAGCTGGCATTTGGGAGATGCGAAAGGAGTATGAAAGTCTCAAAGCCAAGCTAGAACCCTACTTTCAG CTGAAGCAAGCAAACTCAGTGCCCCAAGAGAAGTGA
- the LOC107962373 gene encoding pseudo histidine-containing phosphotransfer protein 2 isoform X1: MESKHVHQQIAAMRQSFFDEEVLDEFFSQLEQLEDQNNPNFVEEVFTMYFRDSTTLLETVEQAVKTISITLAKMDKILHQLKGSSASVGAKKVLNEINKTRQVLEKGNLEGTKAGIWEMRKEYESLKAKLEPYFQLKQANSVPQEK, from the exons ATGGAAAGTAAACATGTTCATCAACAAATCGCTGCAATGAGACAATCCTTCTTTGATGAG GAGGTCTTAgatgaatttttttctcaattggaGCAGCTAGAGGATCAAAATAACCCCAACTTTGTAGAAGAGGTGTTTACCATGTACTTCAGAGACTCCACCACACTACTAGAAACTGTTGAACAAGCAGT GAAAACTATCTCTATTACCTTAGCTAAAATGGACAAAATCCTTCATCAACTCAAGGGCAGCAGTGCCAG TGTCGGTGCTAAAAAAGTTCTAAATGAGATCAACAAGACAAGACAAGTTCTGGAGAAAGGAAACCTAGAAGG GACAAAAGCTGGCATTTGGGAGATGCGAAAGGAGTATGAAAGTCTCAAAGCCAAGCTAGAACCCTACTTTCAG CTGAAGCAAGCAAACTCAGTGCCCCAAGAGAAGTGA
- the LOC107962373 gene encoding histidine-containing phosphotransfer protein 4 isoform X3 has protein sequence MRLLIQEVLDEFFSQLEQLEDQNNPNFVEEVFTMYFRDSTTLLETVEQAVKTISITLAKMDKILHQLKGSSASVGAKKVLNEINKTRQVLEKGNLEGTKAGIWEMRKEYESLKAKLEPYFQLKQANSVPQEK, from the exons ATGAG ACTATTAATTCAGGAGGTCTTAgatgaatttttttctcaattggaGCAGCTAGAGGATCAAAATAACCCCAACTTTGTAGAAGAGGTGTTTACCATGTACTTCAGAGACTCCACCACACTACTAGAAACTGTTGAACAAGCAGT GAAAACTATCTCTATTACCTTAGCTAAAATGGACAAAATCCTTCATCAACTCAAGGGCAGCAGTGCCAG TGTCGGTGCTAAAAAAGTTCTAAATGAGATCAACAAGACAAGACAAGTTCTGGAGAAAGGAAACCTAGAAGG GACAAAAGCTGGCATTTGGGAGATGCGAAAGGAGTATGAAAGTCTCAAAGCCAAGCTAGAACCCTACTTTCAG CTGAAGCAAGCAAACTCAGTGCCCCAAGAGAAGTGA
- the LOC107962374 gene encoding uncharacterized protein isoform X3 codes for MSLTDPPQVVDCSIIPVFQVPNEGDVSSLDVNDEENVVSEEKRRKKKKKQVSAPRPACSWVYFSREFIKEYSASHPESSGLKAATKAASDAWKLMSIEEKEKYTRRAREVWDNYLSTTPARIPKPRKQTKLVTRCSPGRLFNVLQRLSSEQKDAVKSMGFGSLLGLRCRTLRRSLCLWLLERFNTTRCSLEICGECIPLSPRDVEHVMGLAACGKDVVNSGPDDLIADLRYIYNATNRGISVRLLEERLAAPEAGDDFKRSFILYALGTLLSPTARLDVSPSFLHFLINMDAVHQYNWGKFLLDRLVREVSRFRQGKQRAVGGCLLFLQLFYYESISIEGAGSSAPVVIPCLSSWGEEEITEREKRERELGGYGCGEVISREGCHDMESLEYRIQVEGLSGGKMSMGVEHNPVFEQERTQADEEQMNEDFSMEEICVVNFPKSKGIMCGDMEEIVEPDGRPCCNKEYGCSKTVDYTRKNDHEEKCTHAPCACPLPACNFVGSSEQLSLHFSSKHWDSGRRFRYNTPLSVSLGMNEQFLVLQAEEDGILFLLNKSVENIGNIAMITCIAPSSSKDESRVFHLWTFF; via the exons ATGAGCCTAACTGATCCACCCCAAGTTGTGGATTGTTCTATAATCCCAGTATTTcag GTCCCAAATGAAGGGGATGTATCAAGCTTAGATGTAAATGATGAAGAGAATGTTGTGTCAGAAGAGAagaggagaaagaagaaaaagaagcaaGTTTCTGCTCCTCGTCCTGCATGTTCTTGGGTATATTTTAG CCGGGAATTTATCAAGGAGTATAGTGCTTCTCATCCTGAATCTTCAGGCCTTAAAGCT GCTACAAAGGCTGCATCGGATGCTTGGAAATTAATGAGCATTGAGGAGAAAGAAAAGTACACTCGACGTGCTCGTGAAGTGTGGGATAATTACTTGAGCACAACTCCGGCTCGTATCCCTAAACCGAGGAAGCAG ACTAAACTTGTCACGAGATGCTCTCCTGGCCGCTTATTCAATGTGTTACAGCGCCTGTCATCTGAGCAAAAGGATGCAGTGAAGAGCATGGGATTTGGTAGCCTACTTGGTTTGAGATGCCGCACCCTACGTCGTAGTTTATGTCTTTGGTTGTTGGAGAGGTTTAACACTACACGGTGCAGTTTGGAGATATGTGGGGAGTGCATTCCTTTATCCCCGAGAGATGTAGAGCATGTAATGGGGCTAGCAGCTTGTGGGAAGGATGTGGTGAATTCAGGTCCTGATGACTTGATTGCTGACTTGCGTTACATTTATAATGCTACTAATCGTGGGATTTCAGTGCGACTTCTTGAAGAACGGTTGGCTGCTCCAGAAGCAGGAGACGATTTTAAGAGATCTTTTATCCTTTACGCATTGGGTACACTTTTATCCCCAACAGCAAGATTAGATGTTAGTCCATCGTTCCTCCACTTCTTAATTAATATGGATGCTGTGCACCAGTATAATTGGGGAAAGTTCTTGCTTGATCGGCTTGTCCGAGAGGTATCTCGCTTTCGTCAAGGGAAGCAGCGAGCTGTTGGTGGATGTCTTCTTTTTCTCCAG CTGTTCTATTATGAGAGCATATCAATTGAGGGAGCTGGGTCTTCTGCACCTGTTGTCATTCCGTGTTTATCTTCATGGGGAGAGGAAGAGATCACTGAAAGAGAAAAGCGAGAAAGAGAACTTGGTGGTTATGGGTGTGGAGAG GTGATTAGCAGGGAGGGCTGTCATGATATGGAATCACTAGAATATAGAATCCAAGTGGAAGGCCTATCGGGTGGAAAAATGAGCATGGGAGTTGAGCACAATCCCGTCTTTGAGCAGGAGAGGACTCAG GCTGACGAAGAACAAATGAACGAGGATTTTAGCATGGAGGAG ATATGTGTGGTGAATTTTCCGAAGAGTAAGGGCATCATGTGTGGAGACATGGAGGAAATTGTTGAACCAGATGGAAGACCATGCTGCAACAAAGAATATGGTTGCAGTAAAACTGTAGATTATACAAGGAAAAATGATCACGAAGAAAAATGCACACATGCACCATGCGCATGCCCACTTCCAGCTTGCAATTTTGTCGGCTCGTCTGAACAATTGTCACTACACTTCAGTAGCAAACATTGGGATTCCGGAAGGCGTTTTCGGTACAACACCCCATTGTCCGTCTCGTTGGGGATGAACGAACAATTCCTTGTTCTCCAAGCCGAAGAGGACGGTATTCTCTTCCTCCTCAACAAGAGCGTCGAAAACATTGGGAATATAGCCATGATAACTTGTATTGCCCCAAGCTCATCAAAG GACGAGTCGAGGGTTTTCCACCTATGGACTTTCTTCTAA
- the LOC107962374 gene encoding uncharacterized protein isoform X1, protein MSLTDPPQVVDCSIIPVFQVPNEGDVSSLDVNDEENVVSEEKRRKKKKKQVSAPRPACSWVYFSREFIKEYSASHPESSGLKAATKAASDAWKLMSIEEKEKYTRRAREVWDNYLSTTPARIPKPRKQTKLVTRCSPGRLFNVLQRLSSEQKDAVKSMGFGSLLGLRCRTLRRSLCLWLLERFNTTRCSLEICGECIPLSPRDVEHVMGLAACGKDVVNSGPDDLIADLRYIYNATNRGISVRLLEERLAAPEAGDDFKRSFILYALGTLLSPTARLDVSPSFLHFLINMDAVHQYNWGKFLLDRLVREVSRFRQGKQRAVGGCLLFLQLFYYESISIEGAGSSAPVVIPCLSSWGEEEITEREKRERELGGYGCGEVISREGCHDMESLEYRIQVEGLSGGKMSMGVEHNPVFEQERTQADEEQMNEDFSMEEICVVNFPKSKGIMCGDMEEIVEPDGRPCCNKEYGCSKTVDYTRKNDHEEKCTHAPCACPLPACNFVGSSEQLSLHFSSKHWDSGRRFRYNTPLSVSLGMNEQFLVLQAEEDGILFLLNKSVENIGNIAMITCIAPSSSKVYYLYDLVSGKGMSSLRLKSLTLNFPGRVEGFPPMDFLLIPFRFLGPSGEINLEVCIWNSTELGSDCP, encoded by the exons ATGAGCCTAACTGATCCACCCCAAGTTGTGGATTGTTCTATAATCCCAGTATTTcag GTCCCAAATGAAGGGGATGTATCAAGCTTAGATGTAAATGATGAAGAGAATGTTGTGTCAGAAGAGAagaggagaaagaagaaaaagaagcaaGTTTCTGCTCCTCGTCCTGCATGTTCTTGGGTATATTTTAG CCGGGAATTTATCAAGGAGTATAGTGCTTCTCATCCTGAATCTTCAGGCCTTAAAGCT GCTACAAAGGCTGCATCGGATGCTTGGAAATTAATGAGCATTGAGGAGAAAGAAAAGTACACTCGACGTGCTCGTGAAGTGTGGGATAATTACTTGAGCACAACTCCGGCTCGTATCCCTAAACCGAGGAAGCAG ACTAAACTTGTCACGAGATGCTCTCCTGGCCGCTTATTCAATGTGTTACAGCGCCTGTCATCTGAGCAAAAGGATGCAGTGAAGAGCATGGGATTTGGTAGCCTACTTGGTTTGAGATGCCGCACCCTACGTCGTAGTTTATGTCTTTGGTTGTTGGAGAGGTTTAACACTACACGGTGCAGTTTGGAGATATGTGGGGAGTGCATTCCTTTATCCCCGAGAGATGTAGAGCATGTAATGGGGCTAGCAGCTTGTGGGAAGGATGTGGTGAATTCAGGTCCTGATGACTTGATTGCTGACTTGCGTTACATTTATAATGCTACTAATCGTGGGATTTCAGTGCGACTTCTTGAAGAACGGTTGGCTGCTCCAGAAGCAGGAGACGATTTTAAGAGATCTTTTATCCTTTACGCATTGGGTACACTTTTATCCCCAACAGCAAGATTAGATGTTAGTCCATCGTTCCTCCACTTCTTAATTAATATGGATGCTGTGCACCAGTATAATTGGGGAAAGTTCTTGCTTGATCGGCTTGTCCGAGAGGTATCTCGCTTTCGTCAAGGGAAGCAGCGAGCTGTTGGTGGATGTCTTCTTTTTCTCCAG CTGTTCTATTATGAGAGCATATCAATTGAGGGAGCTGGGTCTTCTGCACCTGTTGTCATTCCGTGTTTATCTTCATGGGGAGAGGAAGAGATCACTGAAAGAGAAAAGCGAGAAAGAGAACTTGGTGGTTATGGGTGTGGAGAG GTGATTAGCAGGGAGGGCTGTCATGATATGGAATCACTAGAATATAGAATCCAAGTGGAAGGCCTATCGGGTGGAAAAATGAGCATGGGAGTTGAGCACAATCCCGTCTTTGAGCAGGAGAGGACTCAG GCTGACGAAGAACAAATGAACGAGGATTTTAGCATGGAGGAG ATATGTGTGGTGAATTTTCCGAAGAGTAAGGGCATCATGTGTGGAGACATGGAGGAAATTGTTGAACCAGATGGAAGACCATGCTGCAACAAAGAATATGGTTGCAGTAAAACTGTAGATTATACAAGGAAAAATGATCACGAAGAAAAATGCACACATGCACCATGCGCATGCCCACTTCCAGCTTGCAATTTTGTCGGCTCGTCTGAACAATTGTCACTACACTTCAGTAGCAAACATTGGGATTCCGGAAGGCGTTTTCGGTACAACACCCCATTGTCCGTCTCGTTGGGGATGAACGAACAATTCCTTGTTCTCCAAGCCGAAGAGGACGGTATTCTCTTCCTCCTCAACAAGAGCGTCGAAAACATTGGGAATATAGCCATGATAACTTGTATTGCCCCAAGCTCATCAAAGGTATATTATTTGTATGATCTTGTATCTGGTAAAGGAATGAGCTCTCTTAGGTTAAAATCGTTGACCCTGAATTTTCCAGGACGAGTCGAGGGTTTTCCACCTATGGACTTTCTTCTAATCCCTTTCCGATTCCTCGGTCCTTCGGGGGAGATCAATTTAGAAGTTTGCATATGGAACTCCACAGAACTTGGTTCAGATTGCCcttga
- the LOC107962374 gene encoding uncharacterized protein isoform X2 produces MMKRMLCQKRRGERRKRSKFLLLVLHVLGREFIKEYSASHPESSGLKAATKAASDAWKLMSIEEKEKYTRRAREVWDNYLSTTPARIPKPRKQTKLVTRCSPGRLFNVLQRLSSEQKDAVKSMGFGSLLGLRCRTLRRSLCLWLLERFNTTRCSLEICGECIPLSPRDVEHVMGLAACGKDVVNSGPDDLIADLRYIYNATNRGISVRLLEERLAAPEAGDDFKRSFILYALGTLLSPTARLDVSPSFLHFLINMDAVHQYNWGKFLLDRLVREVSRFRQGKQRAVGGCLLFLQLFYYESISIEGAGSSAPVVIPCLSSWGEEEITEREKRERELGGYGCGEVISREGCHDMESLEYRIQVEGLSGGKMSMGVEHNPVFEQERTQADEEQMNEDFSMEEICVVNFPKSKGIMCGDMEEIVEPDGRPCCNKEYGCSKTVDYTRKNDHEEKCTHAPCACPLPACNFVGSSEQLSLHFSSKHWDSGRRFRYNTPLSVSLGMNEQFLVLQAEEDGILFLLNKSVENIGNIAMITCIAPSSSKVYYLYDLVSGKGMSSLRLKSLTLNFPGRVEGFPPMDFLLIPFRFLGPSGEINLEVCIWNSTELGSDCP; encoded by the exons ATGATGAAGAGAATGTTGTGTCAGAAGAGAagaggagaaagaagaaaaagaagcaaGTTTCTGCTCCTCGTCCTGCATGTTCTTGG CCGGGAATTTATCAAGGAGTATAGTGCTTCTCATCCTGAATCTTCAGGCCTTAAAGCT GCTACAAAGGCTGCATCGGATGCTTGGAAATTAATGAGCATTGAGGAGAAAGAAAAGTACACTCGACGTGCTCGTGAAGTGTGGGATAATTACTTGAGCACAACTCCGGCTCGTATCCCTAAACCGAGGAAGCAG ACTAAACTTGTCACGAGATGCTCTCCTGGCCGCTTATTCAATGTGTTACAGCGCCTGTCATCTGAGCAAAAGGATGCAGTGAAGAGCATGGGATTTGGTAGCCTACTTGGTTTGAGATGCCGCACCCTACGTCGTAGTTTATGTCTTTGGTTGTTGGAGAGGTTTAACACTACACGGTGCAGTTTGGAGATATGTGGGGAGTGCATTCCTTTATCCCCGAGAGATGTAGAGCATGTAATGGGGCTAGCAGCTTGTGGGAAGGATGTGGTGAATTCAGGTCCTGATGACTTGATTGCTGACTTGCGTTACATTTATAATGCTACTAATCGTGGGATTTCAGTGCGACTTCTTGAAGAACGGTTGGCTGCTCCAGAAGCAGGAGACGATTTTAAGAGATCTTTTATCCTTTACGCATTGGGTACACTTTTATCCCCAACAGCAAGATTAGATGTTAGTCCATCGTTCCTCCACTTCTTAATTAATATGGATGCTGTGCACCAGTATAATTGGGGAAAGTTCTTGCTTGATCGGCTTGTCCGAGAGGTATCTCGCTTTCGTCAAGGGAAGCAGCGAGCTGTTGGTGGATGTCTTCTTTTTCTCCAG CTGTTCTATTATGAGAGCATATCAATTGAGGGAGCTGGGTCTTCTGCACCTGTTGTCATTCCGTGTTTATCTTCATGGGGAGAGGAAGAGATCACTGAAAGAGAAAAGCGAGAAAGAGAACTTGGTGGTTATGGGTGTGGAGAG GTGATTAGCAGGGAGGGCTGTCATGATATGGAATCACTAGAATATAGAATCCAAGTGGAAGGCCTATCGGGTGGAAAAATGAGCATGGGAGTTGAGCACAATCCCGTCTTTGAGCAGGAGAGGACTCAG GCTGACGAAGAACAAATGAACGAGGATTTTAGCATGGAGGAG ATATGTGTGGTGAATTTTCCGAAGAGTAAGGGCATCATGTGTGGAGACATGGAGGAAATTGTTGAACCAGATGGAAGACCATGCTGCAACAAAGAATATGGTTGCAGTAAAACTGTAGATTATACAAGGAAAAATGATCACGAAGAAAAATGCACACATGCACCATGCGCATGCCCACTTCCAGCTTGCAATTTTGTCGGCTCGTCTGAACAATTGTCACTACACTTCAGTAGCAAACATTGGGATTCCGGAAGGCGTTTTCGGTACAACACCCCATTGTCCGTCTCGTTGGGGATGAACGAACAATTCCTTGTTCTCCAAGCCGAAGAGGACGGTATTCTCTTCCTCCTCAACAAGAGCGTCGAAAACATTGGGAATATAGCCATGATAACTTGTATTGCCCCAAGCTCATCAAAGGTATATTATTTGTATGATCTTGTATCTGGTAAAGGAATGAGCTCTCTTAGGTTAAAATCGTTGACCCTGAATTTTCCAGGACGAGTCGAGGGTTTTCCACCTATGGACTTTCTTCTAATCCCTTTCCGATTCCTCGGTCCTTCGGGGGAGATCAATTTAGAAGTTTGCATATGGAACTCCACAGAACTTGGTTCAGATTGCCcttga